The following proteins come from a genomic window of Paramisgurnus dabryanus chromosome 19, PD_genome_1.1, whole genome shotgun sequence:
- the cks1b gene encoding cyclin-dependent kinases regulatory subunit 1, translated as MSQKQIYYSDKYDDDIFEYRHVMLPKDIAKKVPKTHLMSETEWRNLGVQQSQGWVHYMIHQPEPHILLFRRPLPAVQSK; from the exons ATGTCTCAGAAGCAGATTTACTACTCTGACAAATACGACGACGACATATTTGAATACAG gcaTGTTATGCTTCCTAAGGATATCGCCAAAAAAGTTCCCAAGACCCATCTAATGTCCGAGACAGAGTGGAGGAACCTGGGTGTTCAACAAAGTCAAGGATGGGTTCACTACATGATTCATCAGCCTG AACCTCACATCCTGCTTTTCCGACGTCCTCTGCCTGCAGTCCAGTCCAAGTGA